The Anas platyrhynchos isolate ZD024472 breed Pekin duck chromosome 10, IASCAAS_PekinDuck_T2T, whole genome shotgun sequence genome segment cgagttgactagggctgaactactgaaaaagaaaagaaaagctataaataagagtgagagatggtgaatacctaaccatctcttaaaagcaggattttaagagaataagtaattgataaatggagttacgatcgaaaggaaaaaaatccactgttgcaatcaagagagttaagaagtttttcaagtacattaggaacaaaaattagagtaatgacacagatctgatacgggatgggtattgcttcagtgagaaatgatgaaaaaaaacacaacacaacacgtgtatgtgttgttgggtatttgtaaaaaaaaaaacaaaaaccaaacaggttaatgaaaactgcatgctcaattagatgatttttttgttgtcaatggtagggaattgtgtgctttacaacacaatatgtgttatatataattttatatataaaatttaacaatttttatatgttattatattataaattataaatattgttatttattataataatattcaGGAATATTCAGCTGTCAGGAATATTCAGCTCTTCTGCCATGGATCCTGCACAGGTTTCAAAGAATATCTGCTCCACCATGGAGCAGCTACTTCTCCTCCTCCTATCACCTTGATGTTCCCTCTGTTGTTCCTCATTCTTTTTGttctccccagctctctccatccaatattttctgtgcattcTTAGAGGCagcacaccttggcttattgtctgactttggcttatggtgcgtctgttgctgtgtccagcacagtgcagcccctatattgctaccaaaacacgccacaaacctcaatccccctgttaaaagagaccctcttgtttgttgcccttctttcgacactctctaacaggtttatgtctttttcttatactgtggagcccaaaactgcactcagtactcagtacatggaataccaagagagactgcctggcattttctcttctctgcagaagctctgttgctaacactgtccagaaatcaccactgtcacagacagtagtagcattccctcctcccacagttggatcttcccccccaagacttagacaccatccagaaaaataagaagaataatactaataaataaaataaaataaaataaaataaaataaaataaaataaaataaaataaaataaaataaaataaaataaaataaaataaataaaatagtcaaaagccgtcaggaaggcagtggtgcagactgtggagagcctgggttcaaatccttcttctgtgaggctctgaacctatatcccaccacaatctctctgctaatgtatggcagggaaaggaggaagaaagaacatatctcctgcactttccatttattgttgactgacaattctgtagagttataaagcctcaatcagtgagatacagggttcttctcacattgtctcactgtgccctaagcggaacagctctcatttaatagatgcttcaccacaaaatcatgagtcatctgcagttttgaacctttctgggatcaagtcccttcagatggttgaggaatctgctccagcacctatgtaaactggtgctctactaagctagtgagtgaacaagagagaaatcctctgctagatgacttgacaaattgggtctgaaaatagtgttgaggcacaatagtccacgatttttgccttgggtgcacagagggattgggtgttgtagacttcttttattcttcattaagataaacattttcaaaaatgtgcttgttcaaccttgctcccactgtgtgcatgggagggagataactgaaagtggggagcgttgcttggatcctgcaagtggctgaggtccagtggggttggaggctttcttcctccttttggaaatgcaaagcaaccctgcacctcccctgcacttgcagaaggatcgtgacagcccaaagcacagcggctttgtaattgctgcatacacttcgatcggatttacgtggcaagggtttggtagcaggggcctgcagggatggcgtctgtgagaacaatccagacaacagccagctccagatagctccaaaagggccccggcgcttgccagagctgagccaataagcgatgttgtttgcacctctgggagagcagatgtaagcagggggaaatactgctgcacaacagaagctggaagagcaaggagtgagaagcagccctgcagcccccaagggccgtgcagcaggaggcaggaggtgctccaggctcacagcagcagttcccctgcgggctgtgcagggagaggcccctggtggagcaggctgtccccctgcacccatgggtcccccatggagcagatctccacgctgctgcccccctgtgggtggaggagcccccggtggagcaggtggctgtggcctggaggaggctgcggcctgtggagagcccccgcaggagcaggccccgggccgcagctgcagccatggagaggagcccccgcaggagcaggggggctggggggagctgccgcccagccgtgggggacccgtgctggagcagtttgctcctgggggatggatggatggatggatggagcccgtgggacggagccgtgtgggagcagtgcttgaggagctgctgcctgtgggcagcccgtgtgggatcagctggggaagggcggcatcccatgggagggaccccacggggagcaggggcagggagggaccctgagggtcactctgctgagtctgctttgcccgtcacgatacttgttgagccatcgccctgtccttatctcagccctggagccctttgcatcgtattttctccccctttccctttgaggagggggagtgagagagcacctcgagcccctggcatgttccctgcagccactccaagcctggcacaggccctacagctggctgcggggactatccagaaatccgCTCcggaaatacagtgatggcaaggagccctccacttcatgcttccttttttttctagctggaagcattcagagttgtcaacggaattggtttggaggagtaggaaagacagaattgcagggtttctgctttctcctacATCCTATCAGAcaacaacatgacagttgtctttcttttacgttcttttacacctggatctttctcagttttatgagtgtggggttttccttctttctccctttaccttccttccttccttccttccttccttccctccttcccttctttcgttctgtctttctgtctgtctgtcagtctctctttctgtccagcactgattttatggctacgtgtgcatatccacactgtacagttttctcccttccgtttcttccctgagtcttgcccctcttccctgcaactgaacagcattgccttgatcaaggaagtggcaacatgcggcttacacagtaaactgctgaaattacagctataaccatggagcacagctgccgatcaacacaagaccaccaatcgctcacatttctaaactgctcgtcacaattcttccgtatgtaggctgtgatgctgctcatttcttaagcacccatccatttcttctcttcccagaccctcaaggtgtcctggtcaaaccacctcccttcctcttgccccatccggctctcccaccttccttttccctcaaggctcaacttttttttttttttttccagcataggagctccatagaagctgctgctgcccacctccgagttgactagggctgaactactgaaaaagaaaagaaaagctataaataagagtgagagatggtgaatacctaaccatctcttaaaagcaggattttaagagaataagtaattgataaatggagttaagatcggagggaaaaaaatccactgttgcaatcaatagagttaagaagtttttcaagtatattaggaacaaaaattagagtaatgacacagatctgatacgggatgggtattgcttcagtgagaaatgatgaaaaaaaacacaacacaacacgtgtatgtgttgttgggtatttgtaaaaaaacaaacaaacaaaaaaaaaacaaacaggttaatgaaaactgcatgctcaattagatgatttttttgttgtcattggtagggaattgtgtgctttacaacacaatatgtgttatatatatatatattatatatgttttttatatgttttatatatgttttaataaaataaggaaatgatattttttttctacgtttgtggtttccaaactgtagttaataaacattaaacaagatgcaataggatctcgttaactcttttgtttgaaaaaacagtggccctgatcgagaggtgcaagtgagaggagacaatattcagtatttctctatgttgtcatttattggtgaagatgaaagtctgcagttcatgttcattacactagcatgacaaaatgaccacaagggggactgtctggtagtgaaaaggaacttcagcatggattaaaaatctttgcctttctttattctgaactgtttttcttatggctgctagagagagattctctgccttagaaataaaactgcccaggctgttctgataaacctgtagggttaaggcacttctaccaaaacagatttcaaaaggcaagaagtcaaaaagcaacaattcagtaatctgtgtacgcttctatattaagttttaagataacctggtttatatttagttcacacaaattaaccaaacatagcagcatacaacctaagaaaagcttaagaaatttattagatgcacagataaagtgctgtaacagagaaacttgtgtaaatctattctaaaataaataaggtacagttaaaccacctttgactcgttttaacacGGAAAGAAagaacctaagttttaatcatttgaattttaaggtcaaggtgaaatataccataactataacagtggttgtgatctgtatcaactatttgaggctcctgttcctcttgaggtctcccagaaacaggaaggctattgcaaaatgtatacattagacatagttccttttacagaaacatttttgtaataaagtctggttgctcaaatacatgttaaaatatttaacaaggaaacaattttctcctgatccagtcgatcttttaaacaagacaatgtatttttgctatgacgcagcccacaggagggaacagaagtaaacatcctccttaactgaagactgttttgcttgaagaactaaactattgcattattatatgagagcaagaaatatccatttgggttatccctttctccaaacatggtgcccagtgatacatgtatttttgccttaatctcaaaggcctgtttgtctccaggtaaggtacgttaaaaagagattccctttaagcatcttatcacaagagctcttactgcctttccatccggggaagcttgtgtgttaaactgcccttggagttttggatgctactagatttctgtgctctgttatccataatttcaggcacttcggggctaacatggctgtttaagtcaatgcaataatattaccgatatattcaacactcagaagagtcaccacagtttcgtcacacactcaggatttcaaattcttcttccaattcaaatagcttgtcagtagattcaatgagttctgtaaaaaaagataaagaaaaaaatgcttctaaagacatgcctgattttgttcacttaaaaaaaaaactttgaaagacgcattccagaaaagtactttgtaagagtgaaaaaaaaaatctgtgctagcaattgtatggcttgtttggatacatgcctgctatatattgcttgacactcacaaaggatagttattctacctgtgattattcttttatttgctaacgaggaacataacattgcacaattaggcttttaatcggtgccttacctgctcctgtggttgtcacttctggttttgttggaggtatgaaaggaggccagtgtggcgggtgcttctggaccagctcaaacatccgtagactctgctgctttagaatctcctgaggacagaatgctttcattttaaaagctggctcgggagacgcttcaaacacaaaacgtgtctgcttaattgaaagtgttttttaattacgcatgtccatcaggaaaataaagtctttatacagacatactgtgaaatccaagcaccatggtctctgtaatacatccctagttaaaacacatctggaagacagatctcttgaactgtactacaaattatcagtcttatcatcttttgatatcagctttgatatctgcaaacctgtaattttgtttacatgtagcaagcacactaggaatgtacaatattttctgctttttaaaagaaagttgcttgcatagaactctcctcaagttttctgttgatcaatagcacaaaagacagatctatcagctcctccaaagggaaaaaaaaaaaaaaaaaacgcatcagattttgaaggacaggttttggtcaggaaaaaaggtgttcctgaagccaaacgctattcctcttcaaagagaagttaccttctgtcctgtatttcagttatttacaaactgattttttttttttaaataaatgcctttagaggttgatggtactttacattcagatgtctggtgcttagcttaacagctgcatgcagaaacatcctcaagtctgtttcctgtggcagccagcaccttctgttctccctagatcagcaggagctagaggcctacagcacttacagaatcagatctttaagatagcagggactaacagtcataattagaacacgcaatctattatgtcaaacaataaaaaaggatcaggaagcaaatcattgatacatcactacaatatggcagttaaaccttagtcatttagtgagaattagaagttaaaagcaagtgtcacccagtaacaccttcaagtgtggatgtttacacccattttccaactggcagggtttgtggctggtaaagtgctgaacaatttccaattagcaattcagtagtattgccttaccctgatgctttaatgcattcttctccatggctcatacaatttgtatacaaaggaaaatgcaaaggaaaattttacaaaaaacagacaataaaaaccagactttataaagaacaaatcgagatgctaagttgccactcttaccttttgtacaagactacaccagttatcaaaatcacattcttctttgcaaaagaagcccttaggggaaaaaacaaacacacagagttttacctttgcagatggtaggtatgtggtaccagcaggtaaggcggtttgacctctgatacagtaatgccctgtacgatcagtagatataagactccaaatatgtggcagctctagggagagaacccacggggagaacaaggccctgcaaacccctaacgaaatagtcaaccaaaaaatagcagcagctcctgtgtgctcctccatggagcgccacccagttcctacagtccaggtatcagcagaagctgaaaacttgtagatgatggaccacctaaggaacatttccattctggtatctatactgaaaatatttgctcttcattatgattttgtctgtctcgttgcatcatgccacattttgcacagttacgtagttaagtattaaaacaaaacaaaacaaaaaaactttctaaaaagcagcagtattaaaaaacaggtatgtgaatgaatgacagataccggtatctttacagattgtttaaagctttagaaacacatcccactggtgacaactgccaatcacccaatcacaggatactggcatgggatcagatccaattttttcaaataccacagtacccccatgacattttggctgaattacaaataatacatttgtatttgtaatttggggtgaaatacaataattccacttaaacatttttaacttatgatataaagtaagtttaagtaacttgtctagaggtgaccaaacctaaagtagtgatagaataaaacccgtaaacctgtttcagttccttgctctgaccattataatgcctcttgaaagaagtaaaagctgctcagtaaagaaaacaaagcgagctccctacagtacagacagctccccacttgccctaagattctccatgtagttatgtacaaactactatgtgttgatcacagaagacagctttgtgattttggttctgttcaaggagatgcattgctgcccttaccaatgtagagagacattactttgagataaagtacatgcattcaagatttcctgacacttactaaagctactgaagggtccaaattcatgatcttcattctatgtggggcttcctggcagtggaaactctcatcgtcaaccgtgccattttcttctgaatctacaaagctttgagtggtgtgagggtccagatagatcagctcattgcctggatgggtaaaagccgtatgttaaaaataagcaagtgacattaataagcacttggtccagaactgtaaaatagaaattagattgccatcgcagtcagtataatctagactttccagctagggattctttaagagaatcggaaggctTAGACACAACATTTcgcacagggtatttagtataacttcctattgtgacctattactgtaattttttggttggttatgttctatctttgtcacatacttttatttttccatgtgagatccagtattttttttatttttttttttaaatctcaagtgttgtaaacactaacatttgacagattaaaaggtacaggatgttcacagatgcaatctgtaatcccattaggcattcattcagaaattggaacaaaaaagcctaactaaaacaggttaggttttacaaaaggacaaaatagggttgcaaaattttggcccaaagtggggtgaaatctgaaggaatgcattttaaatttattagagcaatacttaataacagaaggtatgcaaaaggtgaaaaagatactgccatcagaaacagttttgaaatacaagaaaataaaagtgacatttgaccaatacacttgtcaaatgctatcagctattcttagtatgttgctcttgttgatgtcatcacttatttttacacctagctttgctgttaactttctgctcctgttaaggatcatctcatactgtttctaaactcttttagatatgcttcttcatttattttattctattctcatctttctttacttctagaggttcatgCTTAGACTctttactatttccccttcaaaaaatgttctcttttgatcatctgcacatttggaataagtttcttttttccttacctaaaaatcctatgaaataataggcattatttggtttccctcctaatgctcccaaagactgtggcatcttaaagcattcctaggagttcaaaaggaataaaggaaattgtaattcatttctttactgacatcacagatacccaaacttatttgacagtaacgagcaatgaattgaaagaaaaccttactttaaatgcatcaatatatacgggatttatgtgatttatccctagtcgtagaggtataataagcaagaggggtttccagcctgtgcagagtcctcctgcgttcttgcttcggccaagagcacttctgtgcaaatgtgcactgctgtgggacgcgctgctgctctgaggaggggaccagcacattttttctgcgggaataaaactag includes the following:
- the LOC101791479 gene encoding cysteine protease ATG4A isoform X2 translates to MESVLSRYENQITILSDYLEEFPETDEPVWILGRQHHLNADKSKLLLDISARLWFTYRRKFSPIGGTGPSSDAGWGCMLRCGQMMLAQALICRHLGRDWQWEKHKKQPEEYHRILRCFLDRKDCCYSIHQMAQMGVGEGKSIGEWFGPNTVAQVLKKLALFDEWNSLAVYVSMDNTVVIEDIKKMCWSPPQSSSASHSSAHLHRSALGRSKNAGGLCTGWKPLLLIIPLRLGINHINPVYIDAFKECFKMPQSLGALGGKPNNAYYFIGFLGNELIYLDPHTTQSFVDSEENGTVDDESFHCQEAPHRMKIMNLDPSVALGFFCKEECDFDNWCSLVQKEILKQQSLRMFELVQKHPPHWPPFIPPTKPEVTTTGAELIESTDKLFELEEEFEILSV
- the LOC101791479 gene encoding cysteine protease ATG4A isoform X3 produces the protein MESDYLEEFPETDEPVWILGRQHHLNADKSKLLLDISARLWFTYRRKFSPIGGTGPSSDAGWGCMLRCGQMMLAQALICRHLGRDWQWEKHKKQPEEYHRILRCFLDRKDCCYSIHQMAQMGVGEGKSIGEWFGPNTVAQVLKKLALFDEWNSLAVYVSMDNTVVIEDIKKMCWSPPQSSSASHSSAHLHRSALGRSKNAGGLCTGWKPLLLIIPLRLGINHINPVYIDAFKECFKMPQSLGALGGKPNNAYYFIGFLGNELIYLDPHTTQSFVDSEENGTVDDESFHCQEAPHRMKIMNLDPSVALGFFCKEECDFDNWCSLVQKEILKQQSLRMFELVQKHPPHWPPFIPPTKPEVTTTGAELIESTDKLFELEEEFEILSV